In Bacillota bacterium, the following proteins share a genomic window:
- a CDS encoding FAD-binding oxidoreductase yields the protein ICDPGERGGARHRYGRSRPPEEADMEAGGRRVPRRADVVIIGGGVMGVSTAFHLAALGCRDVVVVEREEVLGAGSTGRSAGGVRVQFSTEVNIRLSAWSIELLRRFEELTGVASGLRQYGYLIVTSDPATMARFEADVALQRSLGFHVRLLAPRQARELVPQLEIGDLVGATFSPHDGYADPHSVVHGFARRARESGVRFFTELEAVGVAVRAGRVEGIEVRPATRAALTTESAGGAPAIIEAPVVVNAAGPFAAEIGRMAGVDVPVQPYRRMVFVTEPIGVFRPDLPMVIDFDSGFYVRREGERLLLGMADPDEGPSFRTDVDWGFLPRVLQRGVHRLPALAEASVTRGWAGLYEVSPDHNGIVGPSASPKGFYVAAGFSGHGFQQAPAVGRVLAEMILGQRPTIDVSELSPDRFSAGRALVEQKVI from the coding sequence CATTTGCGATCCCGGGGAAAGGGGGGGCGCCCGCCACCGCTACGGGCGGAGCCGGCCCCCGGAGGAGGCAGACATGGAGGCAGGCGGCAGGCGGGTCCCTCGCCGTGCGGACGTGGTCATCATCGGCGGTGGCGTGATGGGCGTCAGCACCGCCTTTCACCTCGCTGCCCTCGGGTGCCGAGACGTGGTGGTGGTCGAACGGGAAGAGGTTCTGGGAGCGGGTTCGACCGGCCGCTCGGCCGGAGGCGTCCGCGTCCAGTTCTCCACGGAGGTCAACATCCGCCTCTCTGCCTGGAGCATCGAACTCTTGCGCCGGTTCGAAGAGCTCACGGGCGTGGCGTCGGGCCTGCGCCAGTACGGTTACCTCATCGTTACCTCCGACCCGGCGACGATGGCGCGCTTCGAGGCGGACGTGGCGCTCCAGCGCTCGCTGGGCTTCCATGTGCGCCTGCTGGCGCCCCGACAGGCGCGGGAACTCGTCCCGCAGCTCGAGATCGGCGACCTGGTGGGCGCCACCTTCTCGCCGCACGACGGCTACGCCGACCCACACAGCGTGGTGCACGGCTTTGCCCGGCGAGCACGGGAATCGGGCGTGCGGTTTTTCACCGAACTCGAGGCGGTGGGGGTGGCGGTCCGGGCGGGCAGGGTCGAGGGCATCGAGGTGCGGCCTGCCACGAGAGCAGCCCTCACCACCGAATCGGCGGGCGGCGCGCCGGCGATCATCGAGGCTCCCGTGGTGGTCAATGCAGCGGGCCCCTTTGCAGCCGAGATCGGCCGCATGGCCGGTGTGGACGTGCCGGTGCAGCCGTACCGCCGGATGGTCTTCGTCACCGAGCCCATCGGCGTCTTTCGCCCCGACCTCCCCATGGTGATTGATTTCGACTCGGGCTTCTACGTCCGGCGGGAAGGCGAGCGGCTGCTGTTGGGAATGGCCGACCCCGACGAAGGCCCGAGCTTCCGCACCGACGTTGACTGGGGCTTCTTGCCCCGCGTTTTGCAGCGCGGCGTCCACCGGCTCCCTGCCCTCGCCGAGGCCAGCGTCACGAGGGGATGGGCGGGGCTCTACGAGGTGAGCCCCGACCACAACGGCATCGTGGGACCCTCCGCCAGCCCCAAGGGCTTCTACGTCGCCGCGGGGTTCAGCGGGCACGGTTTCCAGCAGGCACCCGCCGTGGGACGCGTGCTCGCCGAGATGATCCTGGGCCAGCGTCCCACCATCGACGTGTCGGAGCTGTCGCCCGACCGGTTTTCCGCCGGCAGGGCGCTCGTGGAGCAGAAGGTGATCTAG